The Alnus glutinosa chromosome 3, dhAlnGlut1.1, whole genome shotgun sequence nucleotide sequence CTTAAAATAGACCCATTTGCTAGTGGTGGCACTGCCACCCGTTTCCGCCATCTTCATCTTCTCCTTTTTGTACTTCTTCTTCAATGTATCCAATCGATTCCTACACTGAGTATCCGTCCTTTCAATATTTGAAATTTCTGAAACCTTCTCTGCAACTTCTTGCCATTCCTCAGACCGGAGACTCTTCCTCCCACGATTAAGAAACCGGTCAACCCAGGCGTCTAGTAAAACAAATGTCTCACGCTCAGTCCAATCAGTTTGCGAATTCCGGCCACCGAGCGATGGTTTTGGAGGCAAGGGAACTAGAGCTAAAGCTGCAGCTGCAGCAGGAACTCGAGGAGCAAATTCGTAACTAGAAACCAAACTCTTCAACTTCTGCTTCTTCGGGTGCCTTTCCAAATCAACATCGTCAATCCTCCTACCGTAACTCTTCTGCTTATCATCATCGTCATCCtcctcttcatcatcatcatcgtcatcttccaaatctttgtgcatATTACGAAAACCATTACCTGGATCATcattctcttcctcctcctctcccaattcttcttcatcttcttcatcctcatcatcatccacACCAACATAGTGATTACCCACTGGCCCAGAATATGGAGCATTCCGAACTGAAAGTTTCCGACGACTCGAGGAACCATAACCCTGCTGGTGATTCACACCATGCGGGTTTGTAGGGTACTTTGTATCATCCTCAGTGTCATCCATTTGAGCACAATTCAAGAGCAACCACAAATGATACCCAGAAAAACACCACTCTCAAGAACCTTAATTTCTAGCTCCAAACCACCAAATACCTCTTTTTTTAACAGAATCAAACTCCGAAAATAAAAATACCCATTCTTTGATCCGAATAACACCCTATTTTCTACTTGTAGTCACCAATTTCCCCTTCTTAGAATTAGATTCCCTAATAAACAAAACCCACTATCTTTGACTGTctactaaaaaacaaaaaaacaaaaaaaaaattgaaaatagaacCTAATAATCGGTTCACAATACCAATCCCATTTATTTGAATCTCGCTCTAAAAGCCCTAATTTTCCCCTTCCAGTTATAATAAATCTCTACCAACAATCATATTTgaatattaaaactaaaaataacgAATCTTCCAAAGACCCAATCTTTTTTTTCTGTTCCAGCTACCAATTCATCCTGTTCcataaattcaaatttcaacaaGTGAAAAGAAATTCCACGATTCAATTATCTTGAAAACAAAAGGCCCCAATTTTAAGCTCAAAGCGAACTTTTAAGGAGAACAAAACCCATGATTCTTACCTCAGAGAGCAAACTATCCGGACTAGAAAGAACTCAAAATCGTACACCCGCAATTCACGATTTTTGAAAATTCCTAAATATCAATATTTTAGGTGAAATTGAAAGTAATTCCAGAAAAATAGAAATGGGAAAGAATGATGAGAAGAAGGTGGAGAAAGTAAACAATAGCAGTTGCTGCTAATGTACGCCGGGTGTGCTAACCTGTGTGGATGATTGTAGGTGAGGTTTAAGTGGGTTTGGGCTACTTGGGCTGACCTAGACTTTTAGGTACACCTCATCTTGGGCATCTTTAATTTGATGTCAGGCTTGGTCTATCATATATTCGATGGcgcgagtaattctaaatgtaaCCTCatgttgtttttaaaattattattgaatttattataaatttaatagtaattttaaaaattatatcagTTTTATAGGACACGGAGTgacatataacattactcttaaaacacaaaaaagaaatgttttatttatACAATTAAGATAATGTGGTAATGAAAACCAATCTTTGAATTAGCAATggcttataaaaagaaaaattcatgacTGATTTTCACTACCACGTTAGTGCAATCGTATTACAATCGAATAACTAGGTCTTGCAATTTGTGTTGGTGTGTCGGATTTGTATTGGGTCGACTCATGGGTTAACCCGAATCTGACTCATTTAGTAAAATGAGTCGAACCCTTCAATCCTAACATGAACCATCTAAATTAGCGAGTGTTAAAACACGATTCgctaactcatttaataaataggTCGTGTTAGGTTAACTTGACACGACTCAAACCGCATAATCCATTTAATAAACCAGTCATGTTGGGTTGATCTAAACACAATCTTTTTGACCTATTTTTACctatatatgaatttaaatgcaaaaaaga carries:
- the LOC133864101 gene encoding trihelix transcription factor ASIL2-like, with amino-acid sequence MDDTEDDTKYPTNPHGVNHQQGYGSSSRRKLSVRNAPYSGPVGNHYVGVDDDEDEEDEEELGEEEEENDDPGNGFRNMHKDLEDDDDDDEEEDDDDDKQKSYGRRIDDVDLERHPKKQKLKSLVSSYEFAPRVPAAAAALALVPLPPKPSLGGRNSQTDWTERETFVLLDAWVDRFLNRGRKSLRSEEWQEVAEKVSEISNIERTDTQCRNRLDTLKKKYKKEKMKMAETGGSATTSKWVYFKKMDMLLSSPSQPAALSCGLDSGEYVFMNPRVYVNRANGLEEMKDSPGNSESTDAEEDDSDGLPPKKRKFGRVNDEGSSFGLLADSIHKFSEIYEKIENSKRQQMVELERMRMDFHRELEMQKRRILERARTEIAKIRHSDGDEEENDVSAENASA